A portion of the Luteolibacter rhizosphaerae genome contains these proteins:
- the tnpB gene encoding IS66 family insertion sequence element accessory protein TnpB (TnpB, as the term is used for proteins encoded by IS66 family insertion elements, is considered an accessory protein, since TnpC, encoded by a neighboring gene, is a DDE family transposase.): protein MLSFSGSLKVFVAVEPCDMRKSFHGLHDAVTGKLKEDPKGGAVFAFTNRRRTILKLLYFDGSGLWVLAKRLERGAFSWPKAADVRDGKLRLSSTALALLLDGIDMRDGCKRPWYELP from the coding sequence ATGCTGAGCTTCTCCGGCAGCCTCAAGGTCTTCGTCGCCGTGGAGCCCTGCGACATGCGGAAGTCGTTCCACGGCCTCCACGACGCGGTGACGGGCAAGCTCAAGGAGGACCCGAAGGGCGGCGCGGTCTTCGCCTTCACCAACCGGCGTCGCACCATCCTCAAGCTGCTCTACTTCGACGGAAGCGGCCTCTGGGTTTTGGCAAAACGGCTGGAGCGCGGGGCATTCTCGTGGCCGAAAGCGGCGGATGTCCGGGACGGAAAACTGCGGCTGAGTTCCACTGCCCTGGCCCTGTTGCTCGACGGCATCGACATGCGTGACGGCTGCAAGCGGCCATGGTATGAGCTGCCCTGA
- the tnpA gene encoding IS66 family insertion sequence element accessory protein TnpA, whose translation MNATHDALVKSDRRGRLRYAPEQKAAMMEAFDSSGLSGPEFASLHGVKYQTFASWLQKRKRPGSALAGLPAPARLQLVEVEASAVACLDGGLRVVLPGGSELHVTCHSVVPLAAALIRELSRPC comes from the coding sequence ATGAATGCTACGCACGATGCTCTCGTAAAGTCCGACCGCCGGGGTCGCCTCCGCTATGCACCGGAACAGAAGGCCGCAATGATGGAAGCCTTCGATTCCAGTGGCCTGAGCGGTCCGGAGTTTGCCTCCCTTCATGGCGTGAAATACCAGACCTTCGCTTCCTGGCTTCAGAAGCGGAAGCGCCCGGGATCGGCCTTGGCCGGGTTGCCTGCGCCGGCCCGGCTGCAGTTGGTGGAGGTTGAAGCCTCGGCGGTGGCTTGCCTCGATGGCGGTCTGCGTGTGGTCCTGCCAGGAGGGAGCGAGTTGCATGTCACCTGTCATTCCGTCGTGCCGCTGGCCGCGGCGCTGATCCGCGAGTTGTCCCGGCCATGCTGA